Below is a genomic region from Fibrobacterota bacterium.
TGGCCGTGGCCAGGAGGGATATGGACGAAGCCGTGTCCCACGGCAGGTCGGCGGGGGTAACCTTGTCGATACGGCACCAGGGCGGGGCCGCCGCGGTCCCGGAAAGGTCGATCTCCAATGGGAGCGGGGCGCCGCCGTAATAGAGCTTGAGCACGCCGGTAAAGTCGCCGCCCGCGGGCTTGCCCGGCGCGAAGCGCACCGTCAAGGTCGTATCCGCGTTGGCGGGCAGGGAAGAGGGCAGGGCGGGGAGGAGGAAGGCGTCGTTCACGACCCGGGCCGAATCCACCGGCACGCGCAACCCGCTCCCGTTGGTGATCTTGAGGGTGGCTTCCTGGGCCGCTCCCAGATGGATCTTGCCGAAGGCGATGGCCGGAACGGCGGGGGTGAGAAGATAAGCGGGGATCGCGACGGCTTCCGGCGAGAATCCGCTATGGTTCCCCACGCGGTCGGACGCGACGATGAGGAAGGCGTAAGGCGTTCCGTTCTTGAGCCCGGACACCACCTTGCCGGTCGCATGGATGTCGGTGATGGAATCGATGCGGGCGACCGGGCCGGAAGCATTCCGCTGGTAGATCAGATAGCAGAGGAAATCGCTTTCCGTGGCGGCGGGCCAATTCAAGGTGACCGAGCGATCGCCCGGCGAAGCCGTGAAAGGCGCGGGGATGGCGGGCGGCGTGCCGTCCGGGGTCGCGGTGAGTTCATTCGAATAGGAAGAAGGGTTTCCGCCCGCGTCCTCGGCCGAGAGGCGGAAATGGTAGGTTGTTCCGTCAGTCAACTCCTTGACGATCAGAACGGTATCGCCAGCGTGGATCACCGAATCCATGCGCGCTTCCGGCGCGGCCGACGTCCCGTAATGCACCAGGTAACGCTGGAATTGCGTTTGCGGCAGCTTATGCCAACGCAGGGTGACCGCGCCGGGCCCGGGACCGGATTCCGCGCCCAAGAGTTCCGGAGCCGGCAGTCCCAGGCTGAAACTCTGTTCCGAAGGGAAGGGCGATCCGGCCAATTGCTGATCGAACCCCTGGGCGCTCCAGTAGTAGGTTCCCGGAGCCAACCCATTGAGGGTGGCCGTGCGGATCTGCCCGGCATTCCCCGGGCTCGGGGTTAAGCGGAAACCCGTAAGGGCGGAGAGCGGCGACAACACGTCGGCGCCGCCGGGCGATGTGCCTACCCGTAGGTTGTATTGCATGCCGTCGGGAGTCGTCTCCGCATCGTTGGACGCGCCCCAGGAGAGATGGACCGAATTCCGGCCCAGGGCGGATGAGAGACCGCCCGGCGCCGAAGGCGCGGCATTGGGGACGATGAGCGAATTCCGGAAGACCTTCAGGCGATAACCGCTTACGGCGAAATCCTGATCGCCGTCCCCATCGAAGTCGGCGACCGCCACGCCCCCCAGGATGAATGCGTTATCGGGCCAAAGGGTGGTCCATTTGGTCCCATCGTTGCGGAAGAGCAAGGTGAGGCTGTAAGTGACGTTTTGGTAGATGTAGGTGCCGGAACCGATGAGATCCAAATCGCCGTCATTATCGAAATCGACCCAGGCCAGGTCGCCCCCTATTTGCATGTCGGGGCGTGCGGATTCTTGGAAGCGCCCGCTTACGAACCTGTAAATGAGGGTGGTGGGGTCGCCCCTCATACCGGTAACCAGGTGGGAAAGGGGGTTTGTTCCGCTGACGGCGAAATCGAGGTCGCCATCGCCGTCGAAATCCCCCCATGCGACTTTCGCATCGGTAAGGCCCAGGAATTGATCGGCGGTCCGCTGGAAGGTACCCCCCACGTTACGGTAAATCGCAGTGATCGGGGAGCCGGATCCCCAGCTCAAGGTATCTCCGGCGATAAGGAGGTCCGGTTTCCCGTCGCGATCGAAATCCCCCCATGCCATATCCCCGTTGGTAAGCCCCGGGAGGTCGCCTTTAGGCGCAGGGACGAAGGCCCCCTTGCCAAGGTTGCGGAATATAGAGGACCAGGAATGTTGGTTGGTTGCGGCGTCGGAGGCGTCGATCCCCCAGGCCGCAAGGTCGGGCTTCCCGTCCCCGTCGAAATCCGCCACCCGGACATGCTGGATGTTCGCGACCAGGGAGGAATCCATATTCAGGGTCGCTTCCGCGAATCCCGATGACGTTCCCCGGAACCACCGCAACCCGCCGGTGTAAAAGGTCTTTCCCGCCAGAAGCACGTCCAACCAGCCGTCCCCGTCCAAGTCGCACAATTCGGGATCACCCTTGATCCCGTCCAAGGCCGAAGCCTGGGGTACCATGGTCTTGCCGTCGTTGTGGTACAGTTTGCAAGAGGCTCCATTCGCGGCATCGCCCGTCGGGCAGACCAGGAGGTCCAAGCGCCCGTCATGATCGAAGTCGCCCCAAAGCGGCCTGCCGGGCGGGAGCGAATCGATGGCGGGGGCCTCATGGAAATCGCCGCGGATGTTCCGGTAAAACACGGTGGAGAGCGAGCGCCGTCCCTGCGCGTCGTTGGTCGTGCCGGAAAGCATCAAATCCACGTTGCCGTCGCCGTCGAAATCGGCCAAGGATCCGGTCGCCAACGAGAAGGGTTGCAAAGGAACGCCCAGATCATCGAAAAAGCCGTCGTCGTTCACCAGCACCTTGGTGAAGTACTGGCCGGGATAATCGGTATTCGCGCCGCTTACCACCAGGTCCGGATACCCGTCCCCGTTGATGTCACCGAACGAGACCACTCCCAAGTCCGCGTCCGCTTTCAACGAGCCGGAGAGCGCCGCCGTATCCAACAGGAAACCCGATCCGGTGTTATTGTACAGCCTCGTGGTAGCGATTCTGCCGCCGCTAAGCACGAGGTCGGGGAGTCCGTCGCCGTCGTAATCCCCCCAATCGGCGGAGACCACCGAGATCCCGGCGGCAAGCGATGCGTATCGGGAGAAGCCGGATCCCGTATACCTATAAACGGTGGCGACGCTAACGGCGTTCGTATCATTTCCCGCCAGGAAGAGATCCGTCTTACCGTCTTGATCGAAGTCCCCGAAGGCGACCACGGCATTATAGACGGGCTGCAATCCGGGCATCGCCGTGAAGGACAGGCCGGGACCGATCTTGTAGACGGCCGTTACGGCATGATCGGGCGTGTAATCGCCGCGCGCGGGGCGGATTTGGGCGGATACGAAGAATTCAGGGATTCCATCTTGGTCCAGATCGCGGAACCGGAATACGGGCGAAGCGGAATACAACAAAGGAGGAACCAGGTTCGGCGGGGTGGCCTTCACTTCGAAACGATTCGTGCCAGGGTTGTAACCGTAGATGCGGACGCAGCCGCTATCATATCCGCCATCCGGATCGGTGACATGATGATGGACCCAGACCGCCAATTCGAAGTATCCGTCGTGGTCGAGATCGGCCCAGGCGGCGGAGGAAGCCAGCGAATCCCCTAAGGCATGGAAGTCCTCGAACTTGGAATATTTGCCGCCGCCGTTATTCCGCCAGACCTCCACTGTGTGGATGAAGCCATAGACCGAGGTGGGGTTGGATTTACCGAAAACGAGGACGTCCGGTTTGCCGTCATGATCGAAATCGCCAACGGAGATCCCGGCATCGTTGACGTCATCCGAGCCCGGTCCCGACCCCGTCCCCACGCCGGTAATGCCTACGCCGATATTCCGGAATTCCTGTGCCGCACCGGAACGGGGCAGGCACAGGGCCAGAAGCATAGCCACGAGGAAGGCGAAGAAAAATCGCATCGGGAAGCCTTTCAGTAGAGGCGGATACGGATCCGATCAGAAAGAAGAGAAACGCAAAGCATCGCCATCGGAGACCAGTACGGTCCGCGATGCCGGATCCAAGGCGATGGATCGCCCCGGCCTCGCGCCCGGCACCGGAAGACGTCCGAGGGTCTCCCGGGAGAAGGGGGCGAATACCAGCAAGGAATCGTTTTCGGCGGAAGTCGCGAAAGCATATCCCCCGAAGAGCCCGCTGGCATCGGCGGCGAGGCGATCAATGGGCGTCGCGGCATCGATGGAATCCGCCGGGCTTAAGTCCGCGTGGAATCCCCGTAGCCACCGCGATCCCGGCGACGACCCTCCGACATAGAGCAGGCCGCCCACCCATGCCAGATCGTCCACTTCGCCTTCGGAAAGATCCCGCGCCGCTTTCACCTTACCGTCCGCTTTCCCGATCAGCAACACATGCCCCCGCACGTTCGGCGCGTTCCCCTCCACCGCGTAATACCCGCCGGGCCCGGAGACCAGTTTGGGCGATCGACTCTCCGGCTGCGCCCCGTCCCATCCGTAACCTTTCAAGGTATCGATCTCCAACAGGGAGAGATCGGCGGCGAGGAAGCGGGCGAGGGCCAAGGTTCCATCGCTTAGACGACCTAAGGTAAGCAAGTGGGCCCCATCACGCAAGAGACCGCCCGGTTGCAGTGTGACGGGCACCACACTCTGGACCGGCGAAGTCCTCCACGCGGCGATGCGGCCGATGCGGTTGGCATCCGGATACGAAATATACAGCGCGTCGCTATCAGCCAGCATTTCTCCGGCATCGAAATATTCGGCAGTTAGGGAATCGCCATCATTATTGGCCAAGTCGATCGTTTTTTCGAGAACGGGAGGTCGGGTATCCATCCGGACAAGGTACGCCTTGCCCGCCTGGTTGAACGGGGTCGACATTACGACGGCGTAGCCGGCCGCTACCGCGACGGAACGGATCTCGCGCTTATCGCCCAAATCGATGGTCCGGAAGGACCCGACGGGGGGAATCGCGGTCACGAAGCGGCTTACCGGGCCGGACACGAGGCGAAGCGTGTCCAGCTTCCCGATGCGATCCACCCCTGAAAAGCGCGCGTAGTAGGCAGCCGGAAGGGCTTCATTCACGGCGATGGCATAACTCCCGTCCTCGCCGGTGAAGCCGGTATAGCCTTTTCCGAAATCCATCGGCTGGGTCGCCAGTTCCACCCGGATTGCGATTTGCGGAGCTCCCTCGCCCCAATCCACGACCTTACCGCGTAAGAACCGGGGACCTATCGTCAAGAGCACCCGTAGGCTGTCCAGCGGCGAACCGGCCGAATCCAGGACGACATATGCCGTGTCATGTCCCACGGGAAGGCTCCAGGTTCGGCATACGACCCGCAGGACCGAATCGCGGCCGGGCGCGGCGGAATCGCCCCCGGAAGATTCCCATGCGGCTTGGATCCAGTCTTCCGAGGTTCTGGCGGTGATTCGGAAAGCCGGCATGTCGCTAACGCGCATCGAGCCGGGGATGCTGTCCACCACATCCAAATCCCGGCCTTGGAAATGGGGACGCACGTAGGGAGGTGGCGGGTGCAGCGTGTCGGGTGGGGGCGGCGGAGGTTTCGTCGTATCCTTCGCCACGCAGGTGTCCGTCACCACCCCCATCGTCTCGCCGCCGCGCGACTTCCGCTCGACGAAACAGTTGCCCCGATCGCGCCGATAGCCGCGTACGACGTACACGAGGTTGCGACTGCCGTCCGCCGCGCCCACGCCCAGGCTTTCCGGCGATGCCAACGGCCCTTTCCATAAAAGGACCACCAGGCGGGAGTCCTCCGCGTCTTCGAGCCAGACCTCAACGGAATCGAAGCGCTCCAGCGAATCCCCCCGAAGGGCGGCACGCGCATCGTAGGCATCTTCGGGGCGGACCAAGGGCTGCTGCAGAAGGCAACCCCATAGCGCGGCCCCGGCGGCGGCGAACATGAGAATGCGGATCCCGGCCCGGATGGCTGCCTTCATGGCCCGAACCTTAAGGAAAAGGATACCGGGAAGGCGGCGACGCGATCCAATCCGCCTCCCGCCGTGCGGCTGAAGAACCATCCCGCCCCGGCGGAGACCGTGGCCGCGAATCCGGATCCCAGGGCGCGCTCCAGCCCTAAGGCCGCGAAACTACCCAGCAGATCCGCGCGCGGCAACTCCGACCCGTTCACCTCCTGCCCGATGGACCAGTATTCCGCCCGCGGGCCGAGGAAGATCGATCCCGCCCTGGAGTAACTCCAATAATACCGTACCTCGCCCGATACCCCCAGCCCGCCCTGCTCCAGGCGGCCGCCCTCGCCCATGGCGGCGGACTTCGCGAGGTACAGGCCCGCCAAGCCCGCTCCCCAAGGCCCGACGTTCCCCATCAGCCCGGCCTCCAGGGCCAAAGCCGATCGCCCGCGCCCCGGAAAGGCCGGATACCACCGGGGCTGGGCCGCGATCTGCATGGGATCCCGCGAGGCGAAGGCCTGCGGATAGCTCCGGAAGCCGCCCTTGGCCCCCGGTTGCTCCCGTCCTGCCGGCCGGAAATCCTCCGGGCCCAAGGCGGCGCTCTTGCCGCGGCGGAGATCGGCGAATCCCACTTCGCTCC
It encodes:
- a CDS encoding VCBS repeat-containing protein; translated protein: MRFFFAFLVAMLLALCLPRSGAAQEFRNIGVGITGVGTGSGPGSDDVNDAGISVGDFDHDGKPDVLVFGKSNPTSVYGFIHTVEVWRNNGGGKYSKFEDFHALGDSLASSAAWADLDHDGYFELAVWVHHHVTDPDGGYDSGCVRIYGYNPGTNRFEVKATPPNLVPPLLYSASPVFRFRDLDQDGIPEFFVSAQIRPARGDYTPDHAVTAVYKIGPGLSFTAMPGLQPVYNAVVAFGDFDQDGKTDLFLAGNDTNAVSVATVYRYTGSGFSRYASLAAGISVVSADWGDYDGDGLPDLVLSGGRIATTRLYNNTGSGFLLDTAALSGSLKADADLGVVSFGDINGDGYPDLVVSGANTDYPGQYFTKVLVNDDGFFDDLGVPLQPFSLATGSLADFDGDGNVDLMLSGTTNDAQGRRSLSTVFYRNIRGDFHEAPAIDSLPPGRPLWGDFDHDGRLDLLVCPTGDAANGASCKLYHNDGKTMVPQASALDGIKGDPELCDLDGDGWLDVLLAGKTFYTGGLRWFRGTSSGFAEATLNMDSSLVANIQHVRVADFDGDGKPDLAAWGIDASDAATNQHSWSSIFRNLGKGAFVPAPKGDLPGLTNGDMAWGDFDRDGKPDLLIAGDTLSWGSGSPITAIYRNVGGTFQRTADQFLGLTDAKVAWGDFDGDGDLDFAVSGTNPLSHLVTGMRGDPTTLIYRFVSGRFQESARPDMQIGGDLAWVDFDNDGDLDLIGSGTYIYQNVTYSLTLLFRNDGTKWTTLWPDNAFILGGVAVADFDGDGDQDFAVSGYRLKVFRNSLIVPNAAPSAPGGLSSALGRNSVHLSWGASNDAETTPDGMQYNLRVGTSPGGADVLSPLSALTGFRLTPSPGNAGQIRTATLNGLAPGTYYWSAQGFDQQLAGSPFPSEQSFSLGLPAPELLGAESGPGPGAVTLRWHKLPQTQFQRYLVHYGTSAAPEARMDSVIHAGDTVLIVKELTDGTTYHFRLSAEDAGGNPSSYSNELTATPDGTPPAIPAPFTASPGDRSVTLNWPAATESDFLCYLIYQRNASGPVARIDSITDIHATGKVVSGLKNGTPYAFLIVASDRVGNHSGFSPEAVAIPAYLLTPAVPAIAFGKIHLGAAQEATLKITNGSGLRVPVDSARVVNDAFLLPALPSSLPANADTTLTVRFAPGKPAGGDFTGVLKLYYGGAPLPLEIDLSGTAAAPPWCRIDKVTPADLPWDTASSISLLATANDSDNAGEGDRITAYLWSSNLAGPIGASASGFTLKPSALGIGAHDITLRVVDNEGDTSAAAHATVSVRSRKPLVRIDSISPRGLILRGADRPRFHCTAYDLDEGADPIHDSLHTFALYSTLQGRISGAKDTTLDSSALALGLHGFYAMAVDDEGDTSWSDTSWVPVQAGVGLALIAAGTDFNDNLYFYQNIAPACNWAYAKLRQRGFTDSLITYFNPVGWQSIGLDYHANSNIVDETRMTPALLRDRILGYRDRVRNGVPLLITLIGHGGHAEVQNGKFFLSPTEFVTPDSLDAWLDTYDSGKGDSLRTPIVLVLDFCYAGTFIPKLRSATQNRIVITSAAADRQAYFQLGQSFSYAFFKQIAKGGNLAQAWAAGKVWSDANAISGRVLANPQANADLDDTPNETVDLARLSEVYVGGSQQNQSPEADWKEVRTRLDPDTRTLSIVAVPEGPIPVDTAWYTVLKPDFDPKAAADPFQYAPLVRAKDGSFSAEVKLDNVLFGDYLVLVYGLAGGVDMMPMTQRASSSGPVALLRGLPDRFELGQNYPNPAVGQTWVPFGLTRRGPITLTLWDMRGAEVRTLATGTFNPGRYLLKWDGRDGHGRAVPPGIYLYRLSGPEGVQRKKLVWR